In Desulfovibrionales bacterium, the genomic stretch ATAGAATCCGCCGCGAACTTCTCGACCGTAATATATGCTATGATTGGATTTTGCCCCGGCCGCCGGACAGCCACAAGGGCACCTATGGCCACGTCCTGATTATTGCCGGTTCACCCGGGAAGAGCGGCGCGGCCATCCTCACCTGCCTGGGGGCCCTACGTTCCGGAGCCGGATTAGTCACGTGCGGCCTGCCGAAGAGCCTCAACCCTGTATTTGAAACTAAAGTGACCGAGGCTATGAGTGAGCCGCTTCCTGAGACTATTGACGGCACCCTTTCTACCGCCGCCTATGATCGTATTATGGAACTCATAGAAAACAAGAAGGTCCTGGCCATCGGGCCCGGCCTCTCCCTTCATCCTGAGACCCAGGCCCTCATACGACGTTTGGTGGCCGAAGCAGATATCCCTATGGTTATTGATGCCGACGCCATAAGAGCCATAAAAGGATATTTGCATATATTAAAAGAAAGCATTAATATACGTATTTTAACGCCACATCCGGGTGAAATGGGCCGGCTGGCGGACAAAAAAACCTGGGAGATACAGGAAAACCGCCTGTCTATGGCCGAAGGACTATCAAAAGAATATGGTATCTATACCGTGCTCAAGGGAGCAGCTACGCTAATTGCGGCCCCTAACGGAGAAACGGCCGTAAACTCTACCGGCGGCCCCGCCCTGGCTAGCGGGGGCATGGGTGATGTATTGACCGGAACGATCGCGGGATTTATGGCTCAGGGGTATAACCCTTTCCGGGCGGCCTGCCTGGGGGTATTCTGCCATGGGCTGGCCGGTGACAGATTGTCCGGTCAGAAGAAAATCTCCGGAATCCTGGCCACGGAAGTAGCTCAGGCCATACCCGGGATACTGGCTGCACTTCGCACCCCCGGAGACAACGCGCATGGCCAAAGCGATAACCATCACCTGTAAAAATCCCGTTGAGACCTTTAACCTGGGTATCGGCCTGGGGAAAATTTTAATGGGCGGCGACGTGGTGACTTTACAAGGCGAACTTGGGGCCGGTAAGACCTGGTTCACCAAAGGAATCGCCCACGGATTGGGGATAACGAATACTAATGCCGTAACCAGCCCCTCTTTTACCATAATTAATGAATACCAGGGGCGTTTGCCGCTATTCCACATGGATTTTTACCGGCTGGAAAACGAAGAGGCGGCATCTGATCTGGGGCTGGAAGAATATCTCTATGGGCAAGGAGTGACCGTAATAGAATGGCCGGAACGTCTGGCCGGGATTATACCTGCCGGCCGTCTGGAAGTCCGCTTTATCTTTTCGGCGGAAGATAAAAGAGAGATTGTACTTATACCCCATGGTAAAGACTGGGAAGAAAGAATTGCAAAAATTGCCGAAAATTTAGTATGGTAATTGGACGCAGATAAACGCAGATTACCAGGATATTAACAGCTTCATATTTACCGCAGAGATCGCAGTAGTCAATAGTCAGTGGTCAGTAGTTATTTGCAACGGACAACGGACTACGAACAACGGGCAATAGGCGCTCAGCGGTAAAAAAGCTTTTCTGCGGATATCGGCGAAAATCTGCGTACTATTTTATAAGGCCTTGGAGGAGAATTCTGAAGCATGGCTTTAATCGTACAAAAATACGGCGGGACATCGGTCGGTGATACAGAACGGATCAGACGGGTAGTCCGGAGGGTCATCGAAACCAAAAAACAGGGAAATGACGTGGTGGTCGTGCTTTCCGCCATGTCCGGCGAAACAAATAAGCTTATCTCGCTGGCCCATCAGATAACTGAAGACCCTGATCCGCGCGAACTGGATGTACTTGTTTCTACGGGTGAGCAAATAACCATCGCCCTCTTTGCCATAGCCGCCAAAACCATGGGCTGCGATGCCCGTTCTTTTCTCGGCCACCAGGTCCGTATTCTAACCGACAACGCCTATGGCAAGGCCCGTATTACAGATATTGATACATCTCTGATCAGAGAAAACCTGAAACAGGGACGTATTATAGTTATTGCCGGGTTCCAGGGCATAGATGCCGATGGGAACATTACCACCTTGGGGCGGGGCGGATCAGACACTACAGCGGTCGCGCTGGCGTCCGCGCTGGGCGCCGATCTATGCGAGATATTTACAGACGTAGAAGGGGTCTTTACCACCGATCCCAATGTCTGCTCCAATGCCCGCAAGATAGATCGCATCTCTTATGATGAGCTGCTGGAAATGGCCAGCCTGGGGGCAAAGGTCATGGAGATCCGGTCGGTAGAATTTGCGAAACGATATAATGTTCCCATGCATATACGTTCATCTTTCAACAACAATCCAGGAACAATGGTTGTACAGGAGGAAGAAGAAATGGAAGATAGAGTGGTGACGGGCGTGACCTATAACAAAAGCGAGGCCCGCATTACCCTGACCAAGGTGCCGGACAAGCCGGGCATTGCTGCCAGGATATTCACACCTATTTCAGATGCCAACATTGCTGTGGATATGATTATTCAGAACACCCGGGCCTCAGACCTGACCGATCTCACCTTTACCGTACCTAGGGCCGATTTCAGAAAGGCCATGGAGATAGTGCAACGGCTCGGAAAAGAGATCGGCTGTGAACGCGTTATGGGTGATGAGAACATCGCCAAGGTCTCCCTGATCGGTCTGGGTATGCGTAACCACGTAGGTATCGCCGGCAAGATGTTCGGCGCCTTGGCCGCACACAACATAAACATCATGATGATAAGCACCTCTGAAATAAAGATTTCAGCAATTATAGACGAGAAATATACCGAGCTGGCCGTGCGTGTCCTGCATGATGCATTCGAATTGGGAGGCACAAAAGACCTGCCGGAAACCACGTAGTAAATTCGAATTTCGAAATTCGAATTTTTAAGAGGTATCAAGAATGCGACGTATAGAAGTCTATGATACTACATTAAGAGACGGCACCCAGGCCGAAGATTTTAACGTTTCGGTCGAAGACAAGGTACGGATTTCTCTAAAGCTCGATGAATTGGGTATCCACTATATTGAGGGTGGGTGGCCCGGGTCAAACCCCAAGGACGTACAGTTCTTTAAGGAAATAAAAAATTACGCCCTTTCCTCAGCCAGGATTACGGCATTTGGCAGCACCCATAATCCGCGCGCCACACCGGAACAAGACATCAACCTGCGCGCCCTTGTAGAGGCACAGACAGAGGTTATTACTATCTTTGGCAAGACCTGGGATGTACACGTTCGTGATGCCTTGCGTATCAGCCTGGAGCGTAATCTGGAGATAATCCGTGATTCCTTAGCTTATCTCCGTCCCCATGTAAAGAGGCTTTTTTATGATGCCGAACATTTCTTTGATGGATTTAAGGCCAAGCCGGATTATGCCCTGGCCACGCTGGGGCAGGCTGTCGCTGCCGGTGCAGACTGCCTTGTCCTCTGTGATACCAATGGCGGGACGTTGCCCCAGGAAGTGGCTAAGATCATCGGTAAGGTAAAAAAAGAATTTAAAAATGTCTCCTTTGGCATTCATACCCACAACGATAGCGGATTGGCGGTGGCTAATTCCCTGGTTGCCGCGGAGCTGGGGGCTTCTCAGGTACAGGGAACGATGAACGGCTATGGTGAACGCTGCGGGAACGCCAACCTGTGTACGATCATTCCCAACCTGATGCTGAAAATGAGGATACCGTGCATCACAGATGAGCATCTCACCAGGCTCAGTGAGATATCGCGGTTTATAACGGAAATTGCCAACCTGCCCCACAACAAATATCAACCCTATGTAGGGGCCAGCGCCTTTGCTCACAAGGGAGGCATCCACGTAAGCGCCGTGCAGAGAAATCCGGAAACCTATGAACACATCCGTCCGGAAAAGGTGGGAAATATACAGCGGATACTTATATCCGACCTCTCCGGAAAGAGCAATATCCTCCATAAGGCCATGCGGTACGGCCTGGACCTCGAAAGTCGTGATCCGGTTGTACTGGAGATATTGAAGCAACTCAAGGAACTGGAAAATCAGGGATATCAGTTTGAAGGGGCCGAGGCCTCCTTTGAACTCTTGATGCAAAGGGCCCTCGGTACGCAGAAAAAATATTTCGATCTTCTCGGGTTCCGGGTCATTGACCAGAAATCAAAAGAAGCCGATGAGGCGCAGGCGGAAGCAACCATCATGCTTGGAGTCGGCGGGAAGGTCGAGCATACGGCCGCCATCGGCAATGGGCCGGTAAACGCCCTGGACAATGCCATCCGTAAGGCCCTGGAAAAGTTTTATCCGGAACTCAAGGAAATTCACCTCGATGACTATAAGGTACGCGTCATCCCTGATAAGACCGGCACCGGCGCCCGGGTAAGAGTGCTTATCGAAAGCAGCGACAGGGAAGATACCTGGGGCACGGTGGGCGTTTCCACAGACATCATCGAGGCCAGTTGGCAGGCCCTCGTGGATGGCATTAATTATAAGCTCCTTAAAGACAGCAAAAAGAAAAAAGGGGTGAGTTAGCGTTTACACGTTTGAACGTTTATGACCAGATACGAGCAACAGGCCATCCTATTACTGGCTGTTATCTTGCTCGGTGTCTATCTTTACCTCTCTTATGGCAGAACTCCCGGGTCAGCCTCACCTACAGAGTCATTTCCCACCCAGGGTCTAAAATACGTCCGAGTCATGGGTGAAGTCCGATCTCCCGGCCTCTATACTTTCTACTTACAACCATCAGTCAAAGAAGTAATTGAAAGGGCGGGCGGTTTGAAACGAAATCACTTGCCCTCCCCTGCCCTCCCGTCACAGAAAGTGCCTACCGCTACAAAGCTTCTGGTTACCCCTAAACCGGAGGGGACAGATGAGGTTAAAATTATTCCCATGACGAATCCCGAACGCCTTCTCCTGGGCATACCCATGCCCTTAAGCACGGCCACGGAACAGAATCTGGAACTCATCCCCGGCATCGGGCCGCAACTTGCCCGGCGCATCATTATCTTTCGCGAACAAAATGGACCGTACGAAGACCTTGCTGATCTTATGAATATCAAGGGGATCGGGGAAAAGAAACTAAAAGAAATAGCACCCTATGTAACTGTAAAAAATTGAATTCCCCCCTTTTTCCTAATTTTTGGTCAATACCTGTAAAAATGTGAAAAGTTTTACACACAGTGGAAATGAAGTTCTCACAATTGGTATTTCATTTCCACTTCTTAATTGATTGACGGCCTATACCAGATTTCCCCATTTATTATAACTAATTGACAACGTTATATTTATTATATTCCGGAGTCATTTTAAATACGTTGGCATAAAAGTTGCTTTTTATTCCAGACAAAAAAGTGTCGGCAACAATCATCGTTGCCATATGGCATGTAGGTATTGCATTACATCTCAGGAGAACAGTATGAAAAAGCGGTTGGCTTTGCTTGTTTTATTGATCATTTTTGTCTCGTCACAGGCTTTTGCAATAGAGATCCCCTTTAGCGATACTTCTTACTATTGGCCTACATGGGAAAACGGAACGACTGATGATACTAGGGATACCATTGGAATACCAAATTTTACCGGAGGTAAGGTATCTATATCAAGCAATGGTCACCTTGAAAACATTTGCTTTAATTATAAGGCAGATAATTACCTGAGTATTTGGAATGTCCTGAAACCGAGCGACCTTTTTATTGATATTGGAGCGGATAATACCTGGGACTATCTGGTGAAGACAAATGGGCAAAAAACAGCGGGCGATTACGGTCTTTTCTCTATTAATATTTCCTCGATAAAGGGTGACAATGACTCATCCTATATACTTTCGGGTAATGACAATACAGGTACTTGGTATGGTTACTGTATCAGGGACCGTCACCCGATTGCGATTAATCTGGGCACTTCCACTACTGCACAAACCACCTATTTTTCGGGTTGGCAAATCCCCGGAGCCACAGGCACTGAAGTCACCTCTTTTTTTGACTTCTCAGATTACCCAATATACCTTGGTTCAGATGACTTCATTATCAGCTGGACCGTGAATTGTTCCAACGATGTAGTATATGAAAGGTTTACGGGGGGCGGCACTCCGGTTCCTGAACCGGCTACCATGACCCTTTTGGGCTCCGGGCTGATAGGCCTGGCCGCGCTCGGCAGAAAAAAATTTTCTAAAAAATAAAGCTCTAGGCCATTAGAAATTAATCTGGTAGTCTGAGTGCCGAAAAGGACCACTTTGTGGGCACCATTTAAAGTCGACAAATGTTTCTTTGGGCCTGCCAGAATCAGAGGCAGACTTGGCCTTCAAAAGAGGCCTAGGAACCAATAAAAGGAATAATGACAATGGAAAAGAGATTATTAGCAGGATTGGTCGTAGGATTTTTTATAGCCTGGATAACTGGAACGGCAGAAGCTATACAGCTAACACCATCATCGGTTACGGGCACTGGAACTTTTAACAACTCAGTTTCGCTTCTGTACGATAACTATATCCCTACCGAAGGGACTCAATGGCAAACAAATACAGTTTGGTGGTATGGCACATCACCTACTTTTACTTTCGATTATGGCACGACATTTCATATTGAAGATATGATTCTTTCTATTGACAATAATGATACATACAGAGTGGACTATTCGCTGGATAATCAAAACTGGAGCGAATTGTTCACAATTGCCAGTTCATACGGTGAGATAGGGTGGGGCATGGACACTATGAGCACTATTTCCGGTGGTCCTGAATACATTTCGCAAATTGATTTTGTTAATCCTATTTCAGCCCAATACCTTCGCATTTATGCCACAGGAGGAGATAATAAGTATTCAGTTGGTGAATTTCAGGCTTTCGGCACAACTCCAGTCCCTGAACCTGCCACCATGCTTCTCTTTGGTACCGGTATAGCGGGCTTTGCCGGAACCAGGCTAAAAAGAAGGAAAAAGTGACCAATTGAAAGGCAGGGTCATTAAGGCTCTGCCTTTCCCATTTTAATCGGCGGCAAAAAACACCGAACCAGGCATCCAAGCGGACGGCGGGAAGCTGGTTGCGTCGTTACACGGCAAGGTTCTTGGCCACCGCTGCTTAGTTTGCTTGTTGAGTCTATGGGAACAGTCCGAAACACTTCAATAATTTCTTGACCTCTCATAAGAATCTGTGCTGACATTGAGGCAGTTGGAGTTTACCAAGACCATTAAGGATATCCGAAAGCCTGACCTTCTAGTTCTCGGTGAGGTTCCAGAGATTTTTCAACCAGATGTATTTGGTCCCTTTAAGTTCTTTGCACTCTGCTTCGGCCAATGTATCGGCCTCCATTTTTCGGACCTTATCAATCGCCTCCATGAGATGACGTTGGCCAACTGATCCCATGTTCCGGACATTCCACTCTCCTGGGCCGGTAGCAAAGAAAGACCGGGATACCCCAGAGGAAAATATGTCTCCAACTCCTCTCTTGAGTTTGTCCTTTGGGCGGATGCGTCTCCCGCAAACACTGCACGGCAACTTACGCCCCTTTTTTGGCTTCAACTTCATCCTCAGTTCGTTAACGAAAAAATTAGCCGAAACTACACAATGGTCCTTGCCTCCGAACGTAAAATGTATAATACTGTTAACAAACATGAGTCAACCTTCGTTCCGGGCATTCTCGCGAACCCTACAAAGGGATTTGGCTCATATTCTTACGAAGAGCCAAAAGCTTCTCGTCTAAACCTATATAACAGGGGTATCCAATCCAGGGGAGGGAAGGATGTCATTTATGCGTAAGTTCTTACTTATAACGATAAGCTTCCTTCTGGTAGAAATAGCATCATCATGGCTGATGGATATACCTTCTGCTGCTGCCTTACCGATAACTCTCTCAAATGTCCCGGCCTACAATTGGTACCACGGCTGTGGGCCTACTGCCGCCGCCTCTGTTATCGGCTACTGGGACCTCCACGGCTATGACAACTTATTTGATGCCAGTGGATGGGATAGCGTCTATCTCACGGCGAACGTCCAAAACCATATTTCCAGTCCGGCACACAATGAAAAGTATGATCCGACGCCGGATAACAGCAATTTACCTGAACCGCCCGACACCAGTATCGCTGACTTTTTTCATACCTCGGAAGATCCTCTTGGCTACGGTTGGAGTTACCAGTCTTTCTCCAATGACGCTTTTATCGGATACGCCAACTATCGTGGATATACTTTTGACGCCTGGTACGAGCCATATAGTAGCAATTCCACATGGGACAGTTTGATTGCTGAAATCGATGCCGGACGGCCTTTGATGTTCCTGGTCGATACTGACGGCAACGGGGGTACGGACCACTTCGTACCGGTATTGGGATACGACCCGGATAATCTTTGCTATGGACTGTATACTACCTGGAGCGAATATGAAACCCTTGTATGGAAACCCTTTCTTGGACTTGGTAACCCTTGGGGAGTGGGATACGCCACGTTTATCCAACCTCTCGATCCTCCAGATGTAACGATCCCCGAGCCTTCAGCCATACTTCTCTTAGCCAGCGGCCTGATTGGCCTCGTAATAAGAAAATGGACGACTCATCGCTCCTAATTTACTAAGTTACATTAAACCTAACAGTACATAAACAAGGTGAAAATAAATTACTAAAAGAAGAAAAATTTTTCTCCTCAAGTGGTAACCTTTTTCCACTTTTTATAAAGACTCATTTAAGCATATGTTATAAAAACAATAAGTTAAAACTATGGCATAAGATTTGCTTTTCTTGGAATAAACTACCATAAAGGGCTTATATTGACGGAGAGAAATGAGGATGAAAACTTTAAAAAGTTTTTTTATATTCGTATGGATGGTTCCCGTTGCGCTGGTGAGTTTAGCTTTATCTCCGATACCTGTCCTGGCGCTGCCATTGACGATTGGACTTGATACCGAGTTCTCCGGCGCACAGGCTCCTTCTTCCCCATCCACTCCATGGCTCACTGCGACTTTTATAGATAACACTGATGGTACGGTTGTATTGAAGATGGAGGCTACGAACCTGACTGGATCAGAATTTGTAAGTGATTGGTATCTCAATCTCGATCCCAATCTTGCTGTCACTTCCTTAACCTTTACTTACGATACATATTACTCTAGCGTCCAGGCAACCTCGTTTTTGACCGGAAGTAACGCCTTTAAGGCAGATGGAGACGGGTATTTTGATATCAAATTCTCTTTTGATACAGCAAGCGTATCTACTCGATTCGGTGAGGATGATTATTCGGTTTACGTAATTTCAGGTATCCCAGGACTTACCGCTTCATCCTTCAATTTTTATAGTGCTCCAGGAGGCGGCAACGGTAGCTATAGATCAGCAGCCCATGTCCAGGGCATTGATGATCCAAATTCCCCAGGCATAGACACTGATGGAAGTGGCTGGATCGGAGATGGAGATACAGGTGGTGGAAATCCTCCGGTTCCTGAACCCGCTACGATGCTTCTCGTCGGTTCCGGTTTGGTTGGTCTGGCAGGAATCAGGCGAAAAAAGTTCTTTAAAAAAATATCGTGATCTCACCGGGTCAGTCTCTCTATCCCTAGTTTCTCAAGTGTCTCCTTTTTGGGAATACCATTATTGTCCCAGCCGCGCAGTTCATAGTATCTATTCAGACACTGCTCTTTATCTTCCTCACTAACAAACGCCTTACAGCCTTTGGCCACTCCAGAAGGCAGGGGTTCATTCATGGCCCTGGCCGGGAGGCTATCGTCCTTGCGCGTTATCCCCTCTCCACAATTAAAGCCTCGAATAAGGGTGAATATTCGATTACCTATCTCCTGAATCTTCTCTTTATTCAATCCCAAACCCGTTGCGGCCTTAAAATAATCAAGACACATCTGGTGCGTAATAGTGTACAGGGCAAAAGCGCATATTATGTAGTTATCTCTGGCAATAGTCTCGTTTTGGGCCTCCACCAGCTCCTTGACAACCTCCATGGCCGGTTTATCAGGCGGACTATGCTCCGCAAGGCCATCGCGTAAGTGGCTGGCCCCGATATCAGCGGTCATATAGGCCAGCCCCTGGCCTAACTGTCCCCGTGTATTCCAGGCTGGAATCTCAAGACCTTTCACATGCATGGCAAAATCACGCGAACCGTGTCCCCACATCCCGGCTAATCTTTTGGCGCCCAGCCCCAACTGCCCGCCTATGCCCCTGCGATAAGCAATCTCCTCAATCAATGACAAAAGCCTCGTTTCATCGCCGAACTTAATCTTTTCTTTTATTATCCATTTTTCCGAACATTCCATGGCAAAGGCGATGACATTGCCGGTCGAAATCGTATCCAGGCCGTAAAGATCACATAGCTCATTGGCCTTAACCACGGCCTCATATCTCTTTAAGCCGCAGTTTGCCCCCAGCATAGCCAGGGTCTCATACTCCGGCCGGTCTTTACCTTGAGCAACCATAATGCCGCCACAGGCAATCGGGCAGGGACAACAGGGATTGAATTTAACCTTATTCTCCCTGTGGATGGTCTCCCCATCCAGTCCCTCATAGTATTCCCACTCACCTTTTTGAAAATTGAGGACCGGTAAGCGGTCTTTCCGGTGGGAATATTCCAATACTGACGAGGTGCCGTAAAGATAAAAGCCGGCGTTATCTTTACGCCTCTGCGC encodes the following:
- a CDS encoding C39 family peptidase, encoding MRKFLLITISFLLVEIASSWLMDIPSAAALPITLSNVPAYNWYHGCGPTAAASVIGYWDLHGYDNLFDASGWDSVYLTANVQNHISSPAHNEKYDPTPDNSNLPEPPDTSIADFFHTSEDPLGYGWSYQSFSNDAFIGYANYRGYTFDAWYEPYSSNSTWDSLIAEIDAGRPLMFLVDTDGNGGTDHFVPVLGYDPDNLCYGLYTTWSEYETLVWKPFLGLGNPWGVGYATFIQPLDPPDVTIPEPSAILLLASGLIGLVIRKWTTHRS
- a CDS encoding PEP-CTERM sorting domain-containing protein — protein: MKTLKSFFIFVWMVPVALVSLALSPIPVLALPLTIGLDTEFSGAQAPSSPSTPWLTATFIDNTDGTVVLKMEATNLTGSEFVSDWYLNLDPNLAVTSLTFTYDTYYSSVQATSFLTGSNAFKADGDGYFDIKFSFDTASVSTRFGEDDYSVYVISGIPGLTASSFNFYSAPGGGNGSYRSAAHVQGIDDPNSPGIDTDGSGWIGDGDTGGGNPPVPEPATMLLVGSGLVGLAGIRRKKFFKKIS
- a CDS encoding NAD(P)H-hydrate dehydratase, producing MKLVTASEMREIDRTAIEKYGIPGPVLMENAGHGAAEAILAARPELKGGQKVAIFSGPGNNGGDGFVIARWLAERGVLVTVYLLTSPEKLKGDALTNYKVITHLDIPVIAVPGDQEWARYQDRAASENVFFIDAIFGTGLKGDVRGVMATVINWLNELKKPVWSLDIPSGLDADTGRPLGTAVKSDCTITFGLPKIGQIVPPGPEFIGSLKIIDIGIPARAVEENRIRRELLDRNICYDWILPRPPDSHKGTYGHVLIIAGSPGKSGAAILTCLGALRSGAGLVTCGLPKSLNPVFETKVTEAMSEPLPETIDGTLSTAAYDRIMELIENKKVLAIGPGLSLHPETQALIRRLVAEADIPMVIDADAIRAIKGYLHILKESINIRILTPHPGEMGRLADKKTWEIQENRLSMAEGLSKEYGIYTVLKGAATLIAAPNGETAVNSTGGPALASGGMGDVLTGTIAGFMAQGYNPFRAACLGVFCHGLAGDRLSGQKKISGILATEVAQAIPGILAALRTPGDNAHGQSDNHHL
- a CDS encoding helix-hairpin-helix domain-containing protein; translation: MTRYEQQAILLLAVILLGVYLYLSYGRTPGSASPTESFPTQGLKYVRVMGEVRSPGLYTFYLQPSVKEVIERAGGLKRNHLPSPALPSQKVPTATKLLVTPKPEGTDEVKIIPMTNPERLLLGIPMPLSTATEQNLELIPGIGPQLARRIIIFREQNGPYEDLADLMNIKGIGEKKLKEIAPYVTVKN
- the tsaE gene encoding tRNA (adenosine(37)-N6)-threonylcarbamoyltransferase complex ATPase subunit type 1 TsaE; amino-acid sequence: MAKAITITCKNPVETFNLGIGLGKILMGGDVVTLQGELGAGKTWFTKGIAHGLGITNTNAVTSPSFTIINEYQGRLPLFHMDFYRLENEEAASDLGLEEYLYGQGVTVIEWPERLAGIIPAGRLEVRFIFSAEDKREIVLIPHGKDWEERIAKIAENLVW
- a CDS encoding aldehyde ferredoxin oxidoreductase family protein, producing MTGYWKKLLRVNLTSGKTETEEIPEEIITKYLGAKGIGAYYFIKGLKKGIDPLSPENRIILATGPFQGTEILSSGRFAVITKSPLTGIFLDSYSGGLFGPGLKYCGFDLAIIEGKAKEPVYVSITNGRAEIKNATHLWGRTTAETEKIIKSAEGKDTKVVSIGVAGENRALFSCLISDRRRAAGRGGAGAVFGAKNLKAVAVNGTLAIPVHDAKKIKELNQRAVRAAAQRRKDNAGFYLYGTSSVLEYSHRKDRLPVLNFQKGEWEYYEGLDGETIHRENKVKFNPCCPCPIACGGIMVAQGKDRPEYETLAMLGANCGLKRYEAVVKANELCDLYGLDTISTGNVIAFAMECSEKWIIKEKIKFGDETRLLSLIEEIAYRRGIGGQLGLGAKRLAGMWGHGSRDFAMHVKGLEIPAWNTRGQLGQGLAYMTADIGASHLRDGLAEHSPPDKPAMEVVKELVEAQNETIARDNYIICAFALYTITHQMCLDYFKAATGLGLNKEKIQEIGNRIFTLIRGFNCGEGITRKDDSLPARAMNEPLPSGVAKGCKAFVSEEDKEQCLNRYYELRGWDNNGIPKKETLEKLGIERLTR
- a CDS encoding aspartate kinase gives rise to the protein MALIVQKYGGTSVGDTERIRRVVRRVIETKKQGNDVVVVLSAMSGETNKLISLAHQITEDPDPRELDVLVSTGEQITIALFAIAAKTMGCDARSFLGHQVRILTDNAYGKARITDIDTSLIRENLKQGRIIVIAGFQGIDADGNITTLGRGGSDTTAVALASALGADLCEIFTDVEGVFTTDPNVCSNARKIDRISYDELLEMASLGAKVMEIRSVEFAKRYNVPMHIRSSFNNNPGTMVVQEEEEMEDRVVTGVTYNKSEARITLTKVPDKPGIAARIFTPISDANIAVDMIIQNTRASDLTDLTFTVPRADFRKAMEIVQRLGKEIGCERVMGDENIAKVSLIGLGMRNHVGIAGKMFGALAAHNINIMMISTSEIKISAIIDEKYTELAVRVLHDAFELGGTKDLPETT
- a CDS encoding transposase, whose protein sequence is MKPKKGRKLPCSVCGRRIRPKDKLKRGVGDIFSSGVSRSFFATGPGEWNVRNMGSVGQRHLMEAIDKVRKMEADTLAEAECKELKGTKYIWLKNLWNLTEN
- a CDS encoding PEP-CTERM sorting domain-containing protein → MKKRLALLVLLIIFVSSQAFAIEIPFSDTSYYWPTWENGTTDDTRDTIGIPNFTGGKVSISSNGHLENICFNYKADNYLSIWNVLKPSDLFIDIGADNTWDYLVKTNGQKTAGDYGLFSINISSIKGDNDSSYILSGNDNTGTWYGYCIRDRHPIAINLGTSTTAQTTYFSGWQIPGATGTEVTSFFDFSDYPIYLGSDDFIISWTVNCSNDVVYERFTGGGTPVPEPATMTLLGSGLIGLAALGRKKFSKK
- the cimA gene encoding citramalate synthase, giving the protein MRRIEVYDTTLRDGTQAEDFNVSVEDKVRISLKLDELGIHYIEGGWPGSNPKDVQFFKEIKNYALSSARITAFGSTHNPRATPEQDINLRALVEAQTEVITIFGKTWDVHVRDALRISLERNLEIIRDSLAYLRPHVKRLFYDAEHFFDGFKAKPDYALATLGQAVAAGADCLVLCDTNGGTLPQEVAKIIGKVKKEFKNVSFGIHTHNDSGLAVANSLVAAELGASQVQGTMNGYGERCGNANLCTIIPNLMLKMRIPCITDEHLTRLSEISRFITEIANLPHNKYQPYVGASAFAHKGGIHVSAVQRNPETYEHIRPEKVGNIQRILISDLSGKSNILHKAMRYGLDLESRDPVVLEILKQLKELENQGYQFEGAEASFELLMQRALGTQKKYFDLLGFRVIDQKSKEADEAQAEATIMLGVGGKVEHTAAIGNGPVNALDNAIRKALEKFYPELKEIHLDDYKVRVIPDKTGTGARVRVLIESSDREDTWGTVGVSTDIIEASWQALVDGINYKLLKDSKKKKGVS
- a CDS encoding PEP-CTERM sorting domain-containing protein, whose protein sequence is MEKRLLAGLVVGFFIAWITGTAEAIQLTPSSVTGTGTFNNSVSLLYDNYIPTEGTQWQTNTVWWYGTSPTFTFDYGTTFHIEDMILSIDNNDTYRVDYSLDNQNWSELFTIASSYGEIGWGMDTMSTISGGPEYISQIDFVNPISAQYLRIYATGGDNKYSVGEFQAFGTTPVPEPATMLLFGTGIAGFAGTRLKRRKK